From the genome of Triticum aestivum cultivar Chinese Spring chromosome 3B, IWGSC CS RefSeq v2.1, whole genome shotgun sequence, one region includes:
- the LOC123069164 gene encoding subtilisin-like protease SBT3.9 (The sequence of the model RefSeq protein was modified relative to this genomic sequence to represent the inferred CDS: added 150 bases not found in genome assembly), giving the protein MDSTWLLCYIYIHATGEKNITLFSRSDMDSRIAFSCCALLLVVTLLPLSANASSKLYIVYMGEKKHDDPSVVTAWHHDILTSVLGSKDESLKSMVYSYKHGFSGFAAMLTKTQARTLANFPEVISVKPNTYHMAHTTRSWDFLGLGHNKSPQQTDLLRKANYGEDIIVGVIDSGIWPESQSFDDNRYGPVPARWKGICQTGTAFNASSCNRKIIGARWYSEGIDAMHLKGEYMSPRDFNGHGTHVASTIAGGEVQGVSYGGLATGMARGGAPRARLAIYKVLWGPNTAASDADILAAIDDAIQDGVDVLSLSLGRGAGHEFPGTLHAVLRGISVVFSAGNDGPAPQTVTNVMPWVTTVAASTMDRAFPTLISLGNKEKLVGQSLYYNSTLNSDGFKELVHAGSCTAEWLASNNVTGKIVLCYAPRLAPSVLPRVELSLTINRTVGAGAKGLIFAQYTTNLLPICKGGMPCIVVDYEIAQRIESYLAITESPIVKVSPAMTVVGDGVLSPRVASFSSRGPSPLFPGILKPDITAPGVGILAAMRGFYVLMDGTSMACPHVSAVTALLKSVHPDWSPAMIKSAIVTTASATDQXGEPIEAESVPRKVADPFDFGSGHMDPDRAANPGLVYDVDAREYNKFFNCTLGSFHGCESYQLNLNLPSIAIPDLKDHVTVQRTVTNVGAVGTTYHAVLEAPAGVIMSVEPSVITFAKGGSTSMTFRVSFATKRRVQGGFTFGSLTWSDGNTHSVRIPVAVRTVIQDFVADIS; this is encoded by the exons AATGCGTCGAGCAAA CTCTACATAGTGTACATGGGGGAGAAGAAACATGACGATCCATCTGTTGTGACCGCGTGGCACCATGACATACTAACCTCCGTACTTGGGAG CAAGGATGAATCCTTGAAGTCGATGGTTTACAGTTACAAGCACGGATTCTCTGGGTTCGCGGCAATGCTCACCAAAACCCAAGCAAGGACTTTGGCAA ACTTTCCTGAAGTTATAAGTGTGAAACCTAACACCTACCACATGGCGCACACAACTCGGAGCTGGGACTTCCTTGGCCTTGGGCACAACAAATCACCACAACAAACTGACCTCCTACGAAAAGCGAATTACGGTGAAGATATCATTGTCGGGGTGATCGATTCAG GCATATGGCCTGAATCACAAAGCTTTGACGACAACAGATACGGCCCTGTGCCGGCACGGTGGAAAGGCATATGCCAGACCGGAACAGCGTTCAATGCATCGAGTTGCAATAGAAAGATCATCGGCGCACGGTGGTACTCTGAGGGAATTGACGCCATGCACCTCAAGGGTGAGTACATGTCGCCTCGGGATTTCAACGGCCATGGAACTCATGTTGCCTCGACGATTGCCGGAGGAGAAGTGCAAGGTGTGAGTTATGGCGGCCTAGCCACCGGCATGGCACGTGGCGGGGCACCGCGTGCACGGCTAGCAATTTACAAGGTGTTATGGGGCCCGAACACGGCAGCCAGTGACGCGGACATCCTCGCAGCCATTGACGATGCCATACAAGATGGCGTGGATGTCCTGTCGCTCTCACTGGGACGGGGTGCCGGTCACGAGTTCCCCGGGACACTTCATGCAGTCTTGAGAGGGATCTCAGTTGTCTTCTCTGCCGGGAATGATGGTCCGGCACCACAAACGGTGACGAATGTCATGCCATGGGTGACGACAGTGGCAGCTAGCACGATGGACCGGGCCTTCCCAACCCTCATATCTCTCGGAAACAAAGAAAAGCTTGTG GGACAATCTCTTTACTACAACTCAACTCTGAACAGCGACGGCTTCAAGGAGCTTGTTCACGCGGGAAG CTGCACCGCGGAGTGGTTAGCGTCAAACAACGTGACCGGCAAGATCGTCCTGTGCTACGCACCAAGGCTGGCGCCCAGCGTGCTGCCTCGAGTAGAGCTGTCCCTCACCATCAATCGTACTGTGGGTGCCGGAGCCAAGGGCCTCATCTTTGCGCAGTACACCACGAACCTCCTGCCGATATGCAAGGGCGGCATGCCCTGTATTGTAGTAGACTACGAAATTGCACAGAGAATTGAATCATACTTGGCGATCACAGA GAGTCCAATCGTGAAGGTGTCACCTGCCATGACCGTTGTCGGAGACGGGGTGTTGTCGCCAAGGGTTGCTTCATTCTCGTCCAGAGGCCCGAGTCCTCTATTCCCAGGCATACTCAAG CCCGACATAACTGCACCAGGCGTCGGCATCTTGGCAGCTATGCGCGGCTTCTATGTGTTAATGGATGGTACATCAATGGCATGCCCACATGTCTCTGCAGTTACCGCACTTCTTAAGTCGGTTCACCCTGACTGGTCGCCTGCTATGATCAAGTCTGCAATCGTCACCACGG CATCAGCGACCGATCAATT NGGTGAGCCAATCGAAGCGGAGTCGGTGCCGAGGAAGGTGGCTGATCCCTTCGACTTCGGTAGTGGCCACATGGATCCTGACAGAGCCGCTAACCCTGGCTTGGTTTACGATGTGGATGCAAGAGAGTACAACAAGTTTTTTAATTGCACCCTTGGATCGTTCCATGGTTGCGAGTCCTACCAACTCAATCTCAATCTCCCGTCGATCGCTATTCCAGACCTCAAGGACCACGTCACGGTTCAACGCACTGTCACAAATGTGGGGGCAGTCGGAACAACTTATCATGCGGTACTTGAAGCTCCAGCAGGGGTGATCATGTCCGTGGAGCCATCTGTGATCACATTCGCCAAAGGAGGTAGCACAAGCATGACATTCAGAGTGTCGTTCGCTACAAAGCGGAGAGTGCAAGGTGGGTTTACCTTTGGGAGCTTGACATGGTCAGATGGAAATACGCACTCGGTTAGAATTCCCGTCGCAGTAAGGACTGTGATACAGGACTTTGTTGCGGATATATCTTAA